The following proteins are encoded in a genomic region of Brachyspira pilosicoli:
- the infB gene encoding translation initiation factor IF-2, with protein MPQINESNDKNKQELSPDNKPKKVIINKKSNNSANNNEENQASATVKKVIVKKKKFIIHNKTEKQEDVKEAPTPQEHKNFNKFNNNKDNRDINKTYNKDSNKEFNKDFNKDSNKHQQYKNAQIAPPPVEEVSFKKDNKKDNKKRDYEKKEKEYDKKSSQKDSKAEAAQRQENKIFNKLQAKKLQQEQRLASVEKEISIMETITVGDLAKKMNLRASDIISKLMGMGTMARVNDIIDSDTATIIADDFGCKVNVISLQEEATIEIKEDKPEDLKPRPPVVTIMGHVDHGKTSLLDAIRHSNITSKESGGITQNIGAYKVKIPSGEIAFIDTPGHAAFTMMRARGAKSTDIVILVVASDDGVMPQTLEALNHAKEANVPIIVAVNKMDLPNASMDKVKAALSEHGLTPEEWGGDTQYIGVSALTKQGINDLLEAIILQAEMLELKANPNREAIGIVLEASLDQGRGPVGTVLVQNGTLKIGDYFVCGLSVGKVRAMVNDLGQRVTKALPSTPVEVLGFEKTPEAGESFNVMLDEKEAKAIADKRVQLKQQEALKANVKVTLENLYEKIASDAMKEFKVIIKADVQGSAEALRDALNKIQSDKIRFVSIYSASGAVTESDVNLAHASNAIIIAYRVRPSGKARELAEKLAIPIERYDIIYEAIESIQNAMKGSLERLKKEVDIGTVEVRDVFHVPKVGTIAGCYVTSGKIERNAGVRVMRDNVLIYTSKISSLRRIKDDVKEVASGYECGASIENFNDIKKGDLLEIFKIEEIAQEL; from the coding sequence ATGCCTCAAATAAATGAGAGTAATGACAAAAATAAGCAAGAATTATCACCAGATAATAAGCCTAAAAAAGTAATTATTAATAAAAAATCTAATAACTCCGCTAATAATAACGAAGAAAATCAGGCTAGTGCTACTGTAAAAAAAGTTATAGTTAAAAAAAAGAAATTTATAATACATAATAAAACTGAAAAACAAGAAGATGTAAAAGAGGCTCCTACTCCTCAAGAACATAAAAATTTTAATAAGTTTAATAATAATAAAGATAATAGAGATATTAATAAAACTTATAATAAAGATTCAAACAAAGAATTTAATAAAGATTTCAATAAAGATAGTAATAAGCATCAGCAGTATAAAAATGCTCAAATAGCTCCTCCGCCTGTGGAAGAGGTATCTTTTAAAAAAGATAATAAGAAAGATAATAAAAAAAGAGATTATGAGAAGAAAGAAAAAGAATACGATAAAAAATCTTCTCAAAAAGATTCTAAAGCAGAAGCTGCTCAAAGACAAGAAAATAAAATATTTAATAAATTACAAGCTAAAAAACTTCAGCAGGAACAAAGACTTGCAAGTGTTGAAAAAGAAATCAGCATAATGGAAACTATTACTGTTGGAGATTTAGCTAAAAAGATGAATTTAAGAGCTTCAGACATAATATCCAAACTTATGGGTATGGGTACTATGGCTAGAGTTAATGATATAATAGATTCTGATACAGCTACAATTATAGCTGATGATTTTGGCTGTAAGGTTAATGTTATATCGTTACAAGAAGAAGCTACTATAGAAATAAAAGAAGATAAACCAGAAGACTTGAAACCTCGTCCTCCAGTTGTAACAATTATGGGACACGTTGACCATGGTAAAACTTCGCTTCTTGATGCTATAAGACATAGTAATATCACTTCTAAAGAAAGCGGCGGTATTACTCAAAATATAGGTGCTTATAAAGTAAAAATTCCAAGCGGAGAGATAGCTTTTATTGATACTCCAGGGCACGCTGCATTTACTATGATGAGAGCGAGAGGTGCTAAAAGTACCGACATAGTAATACTTGTTGTTGCTTCAGATGACGGTGTTATGCCTCAAACTTTAGAAGCTTTAAATCACGCCAAAGAAGCTAATGTACCTATTATTGTTGCTGTTAATAAAATGGATTTACCTAATGCTTCTATGGATAAAGTTAAGGCTGCTTTATCTGAACATGGTCTTACTCCTGAAGAATGGGGAGGAGATACTCAATATATAGGTGTTAGTGCATTAACAAAACAAGGTATTAATGATTTATTAGAGGCTATTATTTTACAAGCTGAAATGCTTGAATTAAAAGCTAATCCTAATAGAGAGGCTATAGGTATAGTATTAGAGGCTTCACTTGATCAGGGAAGAGGACCAGTAGGTACAGTATTAGTTCAAAATGGTACTTTAAAAATTGGAGATTACTTTGTTTGCGGGCTTTCTGTTGGTAAAGTACGTGCTATGGTTAATGATTTAGGTCAAAGAGTTACAAAAGCTTTGCCTTCTACTCCTGTTGAAGTTTTAGGTTTTGAAAAGACTCCTGAAGCTGGCGAATCTTTCAATGTTATGCTTGATGAAAAAGAGGCTAAAGCTATAGCTGATAAGAGGGTACAATTAAAACAGCAAGAAGCTTTGAAGGCTAATGTTAAAGTTACTTTGGAAAACCTTTATGAGAAAATAGCTTCAGATGCCATGAAAGAGTTTAAGGTTATAATTAAAGCAGATGTTCAGGGAAGTGCTGAGGCTTTAAGAGATGCTCTAAACAAAATACAAAGTGATAAGATAAGATTTGTTTCAATATATAGTGCATCAGGAGCTGTTACTGAAAGTGATGTAAACTTAGCACATGCTTCTAATGCTATAATAATCGCATACAGAGTTCGTCCTTCCGGTAAGGCAAGAGAGTTAGCTGAAAAACTTGCTATACCTATAGAGAGATACGACATTATTTACGAAGCAATAGAATCTATACAAAATGCTATGAAAGGTTCTCTTGAAAGACTTAAAAAAGAAGTTGATATTGGAACTGTTGAAGTTAGAGATGTATTCCATGTTCCTAAGGTTGGCACTATTGCTGGATGTTATGTAACTAGCGGTAAAATTGAGAGAAATGCTGGGGTGAGAGTGATGAGAGATAATGTGCTTATTTATACTAGCAAAATCTCTTCTTTAAGACGTATTAAAGATGATGTTAAAGAAGTTGCAAGCGGATATGAATGCGGTGCTTCTATAGAAAACTTTAATGATATCAAAAAGGGTGATTTATTAGAGATATTCAAAATAGAAGAAATTGCTCAAGAACTTTAA
- the lpxB gene encoding lipid-A-disaccharide synthase encodes MRIFIATGEVSGDIQGALIANEIKKLAPETIIDGFGGVEMKKANVNILSDMSTLSTMGIFEGINPKFAFKKLGAFNILKEYLKNNKVDIMLLVDNQGVNLILAKYCKKNNIPYIYYFPPHVGIWGEWNAKRLLSAKKIITPFKFDYEVYKKYNCNVIYSGHPFADINYNREVSPLNMDKKEYTVGVLFGSRYQEIKKLAPVFIKSMKILNDMLFGNIRFIIPVAYPEYRKPIENIIDDYKDLLNGVYYSIIENKDDVYFYSDALIMSSGTASLIAACYGKPMVICYKISRITFWLGKIFTNIKYVGMPNVMLNEEAAPELLQRDCNPNAISSHIIKYLTDKEYYNKTSSNLVRVRELLGDKNVLERVAKEIIN; translated from the coding sequence ATGAGGATATTTATAGCTACAGGAGAAGTATCTGGCGACATTCAGGGAGCCTTGATTGCAAATGAAATAAAAAAATTAGCACCAGAAACTATAATAGATGGATTTGGCGGCGTTGAGATGAAAAAGGCTAATGTTAATATTTTATCTGATATGTCAACATTATCTACTATGGGAATATTTGAGGGCATTAATCCAAAATTTGCTTTCAAAAAACTTGGTGCTTTCAACATATTAAAAGAGTATCTTAAAAATAATAAAGTTGATATAATGCTTCTTGTAGATAATCAAGGAGTTAATCTCATATTAGCTAAATATTGTAAAAAAAATAATATTCCTTATATCTATTATTTTCCTCCGCATGTTGGTATATGGGGAGAATGGAATGCTAAAAGGCTTTTATCTGCTAAAAAGATAATCACTCCTTTTAAATTTGATTATGAGGTTTATAAAAAATATAATTGTAATGTTATTTATAGCGGGCATCCTTTTGCTGATATTAATTATAATAGAGAAGTTTCTCCATTAAATATGGATAAAAAAGAATATACAGTTGGCGTGTTATTCGGAAGCAGATATCAAGAGATTAAAAAGCTTGCTCCTGTTTTTATTAAGTCTATGAAGATACTTAATGATATGTTATTTGGAAATATAAGGTTTATTATACCTGTTGCTTATCCTGAATATAGAAAGCCTATAGAGAATATTATAGATGATTATAAAGATTTATTGAATGGAGTATATTATTCTATAATAGAAAATAAAGATGATGTTTATTTTTATTCTGATGCTTTAATAATGTCAAGCGGTACTGCCAGTTTGATAGCGGCTTGTTATGGAAAACCTATGGTTATATGTTATAAAATATCTCGTATAACTTTTTGGCTTGGCAAGATTTTTACTAACATAAAATATGTTGGTATGCCTAATGTTATGCTTAATGAGGAAGCGGCTCCTGAACTTCTTCAGAGAGATTGCAATCCAAATGCTATTAGCAGTCATATTATAAAATATTTAACAGATAAAGAATATTATAATAAAACTAGTTCTAATTTAGTTAGGGTAAGAGAATTACTCGGCGATAAAAATGTATTAGAACGTGTTGCAAAAGAGATTATTAATTAA
- the lpxA gene encoding acyl-ACP--UDP-N-acetylglucosamine O-acyltransferase encodes MKKDIHETAIISESAKIADNVKIGPYSIIEGNVTIGENTIIGAHTVIKEYTNIGKNNIIHDNVVLGDLPQDIHFDRKTVTFLEIGDNNEIREFANLHRASKENQKTIIKNNCYIMATGHVAHDCEINDNVIICNGALVAGHVRVGKGAFISGNCVVHQFCSIGEYAMISGMSAVGRDILPYALTAHAGEAIIYKLNLVGMRRAGFTSEEISQAEEAYDMWYNWNRTKQEFLDRYLDDDSLNNIAKKIIVFISQSKRGITPRKTV; translated from the coding sequence ATGAAAAAAGATATACATGAAACTGCTATTATTTCAGAATCTGCTAAAATAGCGGATAATGTAAAAATAGGGCCTTATAGTATAATAGAAGGCAATGTAACTATAGGTGAAAACACTATAATAGGTGCTCATACTGTTATAAAAGAGTATACTAATATAGGTAAAAACAATATAATTCATGATAATGTTGTTTTGGGAGATTTACCTCAGGATATACATTTTGATAGAAAGACTGTTACATTTTTAGAGATTGGTGATAATAATGAGATAAGAGAGTTTGCCAATTTGCATAGGGCATCAAAAGAAAATCAAAAAACTATAATAAAAAATAATTGCTATATAATGGCTACTGGTCATGTTGCGCATGATTGTGAGATTAATGATAATGTTATTATATGTAATGGTGCTTTGGTTGCCGGGCATGTAAGAGTAGGAAAGGGAGCTTTTATTTCTGGTAACTGTGTTGTGCATCAATTTTGCTCTATAGGCGAGTATGCTATGATTAGCGGAATGTCTGCGGTTGGTAGAGATATTTTGCCTTATGCTTTAACTGCTCATGCGGGGGAAGCTATTATATATAAACTTAATTTAGTTGGTATGAGGAGAGCTGGTTTTACTTCTGAAGAGATTAGTCAGGCTGAAGAAGCTTATGATATGTGGTATAATTGGAATAGAACAAAGCAAGAGTTTTTGGATAGATATTTGGACGATGATAGTTTAAATAATATAGCTAAAAAAATAATTGTTTTTATATCACAGTCTAAAAGAGGTATAACTCCAAGAAAGACAGTATAA
- the fabZ gene encoding 3-hydroxyacyl-ACP dehydratase FabZ yields the protein MENINITKIMELLPHRYPFLLVDKVISIEEGKIHSVKNVTFNEPQFTGHFPESPIMPGVLMVEAMAQTSGIYCYMKLLKPEEIGNKFMFFAKIDNVKFKNPVIPGDVMDMFVTVEAFNGTLLKTHGEVRVGDSLACSADLGLFLVDKEAMKINK from the coding sequence ATGGAAAATATTAATATAACTAAAATAATGGAGCTTCTTCCGCATAGATATCCTTTCTTGCTTGTAGATAAGGTAATAAGCATAGAAGAAGGTAAAATACATTCTGTAAAAAATGTTACTTTTAATGAACCTCAATTTACAGGTCATTTTCCAGAAAGTCCTATAATGCCTGGTGTCTTAATGGTTGAGGCAATGGCGCAAACTTCTGGCATATATTGTTATATGAAGCTTTTAAAGCCTGAAGAGATTGGTAACAAGTTTATGTTTTTTGCTAAAATAGATAATGTTAAGTTTAAAAATCCTGTTATACCAGGTGATGTAATGGATATGTTTGTTACTGTTGAGGCTTTTAATGGAACTTTGCTTAAAACACATGGTGAAGTTAGGGTAGGTGATAGTTTAGCTTGTTCTGCTGATTTGGGATTATTTTTAGTAGATAAAGAAGCTATGAAAATTAATAAATAA
- a CDS encoding DUF362 domain-containing protein, which produces MSKVVIIKCENYDLDIVKSAISRGIDLLGGIDLFVHNNDKVLLKPNLLAAETADKSVTTHPVVFEAIASILQEKGCKVSYGDSPGVGRGSSVAMKAGIDEVASRLNVEYADFDEPVGVNFPDGIQEKSFTIAKPVTEADVIISLPKLKSHALTVMTGAVKNQFGCIPGFRKAEYHLKLPDFEDFSTMLLDLNKYVNPKLYIMDAILAMEGNGPRSGNPRKVNALLFSTDAVALDYIASKIISFDYNNIPTLKMGFKHNFSNKDDIEVLGDDIESVKVLDFKKPHKKIGIGRSLMKFANFPMVKRIFSFIIPKPVIDKNKCVKCGVCVKVCPVTPLALNFDKKGKNYPPEYYYDKCITCYCCQELCPHKAIFLKRKF; this is translated from the coding sequence ATGAGTAAAGTAGTTATAATTAAATGTGAGAATTATGATTTGGATATAGTTAAATCTGCCATTAGCCGCGGTATAGATTTGCTTGGAGGGATAGATTTATTTGTTCATAATAATGATAAAGTATTATTAAAGCCAAATTTATTAGCAGCAGAAACAGCTGATAAATCTGTAACTACTCATCCTGTAGTTTTTGAGGCCATAGCATCAATTTTGCAGGAGAAAGGCTGTAAAGTTTCTTATGGGGATTCCCCTGGTGTTGGAAGGGGCAGCAGTGTGGCAATGAAAGCTGGTATTGATGAGGTTGCGAGTAGACTTAATGTAGAATATGCTGATTTTGATGAGCCTGTTGGTGTTAATTTTCCTGATGGTATTCAAGAGAAAAGTTTTACAATAGCAAAACCTGTTACAGAAGCTGATGTTATAATTAGTTTGCCAAAGTTAAAATCTCATGCTTTAACTGTGATGACGGGTGCTGTAAAAAACCAATTTGGATGCATACCGGGTTTTAGAAAGGCTGAGTATCATTTGAAGCTTCCTGATTTTGAAGATTTTTCTACCATGCTTTTGGACTTGAATAAATATGTAAATCCAAAATTATACATAATGGATGCAATACTTGCTATGGAGGGAAATGGTCCAAGAAGCGGAAATCCGAGAAAAGTTAATGCATTGCTATTTTCCACTGATGCTGTTGCTTTAGATTATATTGCTTCAAAGATTATATCTTTTGATTATAATAATATACCTACTTTAAAAATGGGTTTTAAGCATAATTTTTCTAACAAAGATGATATAGAAGTTTTAGGCGATGATATAGAGAGTGTTAAGGTTCTTGATTTTAAAAAACCGCATAAAAAAATAGGTATAGGCAGAAGTTTGATGAAGTTTGCTAATTTTCCTATGGTAAAAAGAATATTTTCTTTTATTATACCTAAGCCTGTTATAGATAAAAATAAATGTGTAAAATGCGGTGTATGTGTTAAGGTTTGTCCTGTTACTCCTTTGGCATTAAACTTTGATAAGAAAGGTAAGAATTATCCGCCTGAATATTATTACGATAAATGTATAACTTGTTATTGCTGCCAAGAATTATGTCCGCATAAAGCCATATTTTTAAAAAGAAAGTTTTAA
- the ligA gene encoding NAD-dependent DNA ligase LigA, with amino-acid sequence MNIEEAKQKIEQLTKTINYHNKLYYTDDNPEIEDYEYDKLFRELENLEREFPELKKDDSPTNKVGGTILEKFEKFEHPIAMYSLSNVMNEEEFLEFDNRMQKELNASKIKYTVENKFDGLALELIYEKGKLTVASTRGDGQVGENVTNNVKMISNVPKNIKETKKLIVRGEALITKKDFEALNKEREELEEIPFANARNAASGGLRQLDSAESKKRRLKFFAYQIANYKNFDLTNEYKSMEFLSELGFTVEGVHPNIEAKKVLEIYYNIQEKRSKMDYEIDGLVIKVDDVKYQEKLGFLSRAPRFAVAFKFKPEEKETILKNIEVQVGRTGALTPVAKLEPVQVGGVTVSNVTLHNPNEIKSKDIRIGDTVVVIRSGDVIPKIVRVVLEKRLSDSKVFEFPKKCPVCGGDTAITDGDVIVRCINEECPSKITRYIEYFVSKPAMNMERIGKEWIAVFTKSGLVKTPADLYKITRDDLFKFERMGEKLASYMLESIENSKNTTLKRFIYALGIRQVGETTADLLAKYFTSIDNFKKATIEDLQNIEGIGEISAQSIYDFLNNKKTLKLIDDLLAVGVNPVFEKLTTVESPLTGKNVVITGSIEGFTRTSAKETAERLGATVQSAVSKNTDILIVGEKAGSKLKKAQELGIQIMEADEFIKIANL; translated from the coding sequence ATGAACATAGAAGAAGCTAAACAAAAAATTGAACAATTAACTAAAACTATTAACTATCACAATAAACTTTATTATACAGATGACAACCCAGAAATAGAAGATTATGAATATGATAAACTATTTAGAGAATTAGAAAACCTTGAGAGAGAGTTTCCAGAGTTAAAAAAAGATGACAGCCCTACTAATAAAGTGGGAGGCACTATACTTGAAAAGTTTGAGAAGTTTGAGCATCCTATTGCAATGTACTCGCTTTCTAATGTTATGAATGAAGAGGAGTTTTTGGAGTTTGATAATAGAATGCAAAAAGAGCTTAATGCAAGTAAAATAAAATATACTGTTGAAAATAAATTTGACGGTCTTGCTTTAGAGTTAATATACGAAAAAGGAAAACTCACTGTTGCAAGCACTAGAGGAGACGGACAGGTCGGTGAGAATGTTACTAATAATGTTAAGATGATAAGCAATGTTCCTAAAAACATAAAAGAGACAAAAAAACTAATTGTACGAGGGGAGGCATTAATAACCAAAAAAGATTTTGAAGCATTAAACAAAGAAAGAGAAGAGCTTGAAGAGATACCTTTTGCTAATGCAAGAAATGCTGCTTCCGGAGGATTAAGACAATTAGACAGTGCTGAAAGCAAAAAAAGAAGATTAAAATTCTTTGCATACCAGATTGCAAATTATAAAAATTTTGATTTAACTAATGAATATAAATCAATGGAGTTTTTATCAGAATTAGGCTTTACAGTTGAAGGAGTGCATCCAAATATTGAAGCTAAAAAAGTATTAGAAATTTATTACAACATACAAGAAAAAAGAAGCAAGATGGATTATGAGATTGACGGACTTGTAATAAAAGTTGATGATGTTAAATATCAGGAGAAATTAGGATTTTTATCAAGAGCGCCAAGATTTGCAGTAGCATTCAAATTCAAGCCAGAAGAAAAAGAAACTATCCTTAAAAACATAGAAGTACAAGTTGGACGCACTGGTGCATTAACACCTGTTGCTAAATTAGAGCCTGTTCAAGTTGGAGGCGTTACAGTTTCAAATGTTACACTTCATAACCCTAATGAGATAAAATCAAAAGATATAAGAATAGGAGATACTGTTGTAGTCATTCGTTCTGGGGACGTTATACCAAAAATTGTGAGAGTGGTATTAGAGAAAAGGCTTTCAGACAGTAAAGTTTTTGAGTTTCCTAAAAAATGTCCTGTATGCGGAGGAGATACTGCTATCACTGACGGCGATGTAATTGTAAGATGTATTAATGAAGAATGTCCAAGCAAGATTACAAGATATATAGAATATTTTGTTTCAAAACCTGCTATGAATATGGAGAGAATAGGTAAAGAGTGGATTGCAGTATTTACAAAAAGCGGACTTGTTAAAACTCCAGCTGACCTTTATAAAATAACAAGAGATGATTTATTTAAGTTTGAAAGAATGGGAGAAAAATTAGCATCTTATATGCTTGAATCTATTGAAAACAGTAAAAACACTACTTTAAAAAGATTTATATATGCATTAGGTATTCGTCAGGTGGGAGAGACTACTGCTGACTTACTTGCTAAATATTTTACATCAATAGATAATTTCAAAAAGGCAACCATTGAAGACTTACAAAATATTGAGGGTATAGGCGAAATAAGTGCTCAAAGTATTTATGATTTTCTTAATAATAAAAAGACATTGAAATTGATAGATGATTTACTTGCGGTAGGGGTTAATCCTGTATTTGAAAAACTTACAACTGTAGAATCTCCTCTCACAGGAAAGAATGTCGTAATAACAGGTTCAATAGAAGGTTTTACAAGGACTTCAGCAAAAGAAACAGCCGAAAGACTCGGAGCAACTGTGCAATCTGCAGTATCAAAAAATACAGACATTTTGATAGTAGGAGAGAAAGCAGGAAGTAAACTTAAAAAAGCTCAGGAATTAGGCATTCAAATAATGGAAGCCGATGAGTTTATAAAGATAGCTAATTTATAA
- a CDS encoding tetratricopeptide repeat protein, with amino-acid sequence MADDIIKELLGKSKEAFDNNNFELSIEYLEKILFYQEDNYEIFYFIGKNKNHLKQYEEAITNLNKAIKLNSTNCLLYSERALSKHSLELYEEAVKDYDKAIELASSNPEYYNNRGNAKADLYQYEEAIKDYNKAIELNNNDLLAYFYKGKAKADLYQYEEAIKDYDKSIELNNNDPLVYFYRGTAKFNLQQYEESIKDYDKAIELNNDDSLAYFCRGNAKFNLLQYDEAIKDYDKAIELDDNDLYAYYNRADAKINLQQYEEAIKDFCKCIEIYKSDMHAYNQIGFCKIKLANIELKNNNNILNAKELLNESIKYCSKGIKIVNYNSEIYDTRGYAKTKLANIERYNGNIKKAVKIYNDCLKDFCKVEELEKEIPETFNSIGYIKNILANIQKESISKEEYKHLKDEALIYFEKAYKITNDKLKLKIEKYLIKLAKENDSVGIEFCTKNNIDYSE; translated from the coding sequence ATGGCTGATGATATCATTAAAGAATTATTAGGTAAATCTAAAGAAGCATTTGATAATAATAATTTTGAATTATCTATAGAATATCTTGAAAAAATTTTGTTTTATCAAGAAGATAATTATGAAATTTTTTATTTTATAGGTAAAAATAAAAATCATTTAAAACAATATGAAGAAGCTATAACAAATTTAAACAAAGCCATAAAATTAAATAGTACTAATTGTCTTCTTTATTCTGAAAGAGCTTTATCAAAACATAGTTTAGAGTTATATGAAGAAGCGGTTAAAGATTATGATAAAGCCATAGAATTAGCCAGCAGCAATCCAGAATATTATAATAATAGAGGGAATGCTAAAGCAGATTTATATCAGTATGAGGAAGCTATAAAAGATTATAACAAAGCTATAGAATTAAATAATAATGATTTATTAGCTTATTTTTATAAAGGAAAAGCTAAAGCTGATTTGTATCAGTATGAGGAAGCAATCAAAGATTATGATAAATCTATAGAATTAAATAATAATGATCCATTAGTTTATTTTTATAGAGGAACTGCTAAATTTAATTTACAGCAGTATGAGGAATCTATAAAAGATTATGATAAAGCTATAGAATTAAATAATGATGATTCATTAGCTTATTTTTGTAGAGGAAATGCTAAATTTAATTTACTGCAATATGATGAAGCGATTAAGGATTATGATAAAGCTATAGAATTAGATGATAATGATTTATATGCTTATTATAATAGAGCAGATGCTAAAATAAATTTGCAGCAATATGAGGAAGCGATTAAAGATTTTTGTAAATGCATAGAAATATACAAAAGTGATATGCATGCTTATAATCAAATAGGATTCTGTAAAATTAAATTAGCAAATATTGAATTAAAAAATAATAATAATATTTTAAATGCTAAAGAATTATTAAATGAATCTATAAAGTATTGTAGTAAGGGTATTAAAATAGTTAATTATAATTCTGAAATATATGACACTAGAGGATATGCTAAAACTAAACTTGCTAATATTGAAAGATATAACGGAAATATAAAAAAAGCAGTTAAAATATATAATGACTGCTTAAAAGATTTTTGTAAAGTTGAAGAATTAGAAAAAGAAATACCAGAAACTTTTAATAGTATAGGCTACATTAAAAATATACTTGCCAACATTCAAAAAGAAAGTATTTCAAAAGAAGAATATAAACACTTAAAAGATGAAGCTTTAATTTATTTTGAAAAAGCCTACAAAATAACTAATGATAAATTAAAACTGAAAATTGAAAAATATTTAATAAAACTTGCAAAAGAAAATGACAGTGTGGGTATAGAGTTCTGTACTAAAAATAATATTGATTATAGTGAATAA
- a CDS encoding adenine phosphoribosyltransferase, with the protein MDLKNYIRNIQDYPKEGILFRDITTLLKDKDAFKFAIDSMAKQVEDKKIDYIVGAESRGFLIGSALAYRLNCGFVPVRKKGKLPCKTISEEYALEYGTDALYMHEDAINKGANVLIVDDLIATGGTALAMMKMVERLGGNIVGSSFLIELKELNGRKDIIKYPVNVLIEY; encoded by the coding sequence ATGGATTTAAAAAATTACATAAGAAACATACAAGATTATCCTAAAGAGGGTATATTATTTAGAGATATCACAACCTTATTAAAAGATAAAGATGCTTTTAAGTTTGCAATAGACTCTATGGCTAAACAAGTTGAAGATAAAAAAATAGATTATATAGTAGGAGCTGAGAGCAGAGGATTTTTAATAGGTTCTGCTTTGGCTTATAGATTAAACTGCGGGTTTGTACCTGTTAGAAAGAAAGGTAAATTGCCTTGCAAAACTATATCAGAAGAATATGCATTAGAGTATGGTACAGATGCTTTATATATGCATGAAGATGCTATAAATAAAGGAGCTAATGTGCTTATAGTGGATGATTTAATTGCTACAGGAGGCACTGCTTTGGCTATGATGAAAATGGTTGAAAGACTTGGAGGCAATATAGTTGGTTCTTCTTTTTTAATAGAACTAAAAGAATTAAATGGAAGAAAAGATATAATCAAATATCCTGTTAATGTTTTAATAGAATATTAA